The DNA sequence GGCATTCCGGGGGCCACAGGGCGCTCAATCGGCCACCCGAGCCCCACGGAGCCCCCCATGCCACAATCGCCCTGCACCCATGGCATTCGTCCGCCGGAGTTTCCTGAGCTGCCCTGGCTCAACACCGAAGCTCCCCTGCCCCTGCGAGAGCTTCTGGGCAAGGTGGTGCTGGTGGGGTTCATCAGCTCCAGTTGCATCCGCTGTCAGGAGGGCGTCCCGCTGATGCGGCGCACCGTGGAGCGCTTCTCCGACGACGAGCTTCAGGTCATCGCCGTGCACTCCCCGCGCTTTGATGGGGAGCGTGATCTCGACTACCTGCGCCTGGCGATACGTCGGGTCGGAGTGTTGGCGCCGGTGATCGTCGACAATGACCACCGCGTGGCCGGCCAGTTCAATGTGCGTCGGCTCCCCTCGCTGGCGCTGATCGATACCCGGGGCTACGTCTGCCGATTCTTTTGCGAGGTCCCTGAGCCTCAGAAACTCTTCGACGCCATCGTCGCGCTCCTGGGGGAGCGCGACGAACTTGCGCCCCGGGAGGAAGCCCCGCCGGCCGACACCCCTGCCCCCCGGTCGCTCTCCTTTCCCGGCGGCGTGACCGCCGACGATCGTCGGCTGATCATCGCCGATACCGGTCACCATCGTGTGGTCATCGCCGATGTCGATGGCCAGGTGCAGCGCGTGGTCGGCGGGCCCCACCTCGGGCTGGAGGATGGCGACGCCGACCAGGCCCGCTTTTACGCACCCCACGGACTGACCCTCCGCGACGATCATCTGGTGGTCGCCGACACCCTCAACCAGGCGCTACGCCGGGTCGACCTGCTCACCGGTCGCACCTCCACCTTTTGTCGGGTGCCCTCGCCCTCCGAGAGCGCTTC is a window from the Lujinxingia litoralis genome containing:
- a CDS encoding redoxin domain-containing protein yields the protein MPQSPCTHGIRPPEFPELPWLNTEAPLPLRELLGKVVLVGFISSSCIRCQEGVPLMRRTVERFSDDELQVIAVHSPRFDGERDLDYLRLAIRRVGVLAPVIVDNDHRVAGQFNVRRLPSLALIDTRGYVCRFFCEVPEPQKLFDAIVALLGERDELAPREEAPPADTPAPRSLSFPGGVTADDRRLIIADTGHHRVVIADVDGQVQRVVGGPHLGLEDGDADQARFYAPHGLTLRDDHLVVADTLNQALRRVDLLTGRTSTFCRVPSPSESASPAPWSVSAGGSRWYVACAATHRLMRMDFDGSHIERYAGTGDEDRIDGHRSRARFAQPTDLVLEDNQLYVIDSSSSALRRIDLRTNRVQTLLGQSVFSYGFEDGPGSQALLQHPRGLAIYQGTVYIADSLNRAVRYFEPAHGELSTLENPELKFPAAICATAEGLVVCDAHDHALWRLDPQGPTWTRLELTWPDAD